Proteins from a single region of Calderihabitans maritimus:
- a CDS encoding electron transfer flavoprotein subunit beta/FixA family protein — protein sequence MKIIVCLKQTFDTEAKIQLTDDGKISDEGVSLIINPYDEFAVEEALKIKENMGGEVVVVSIGKERAQEAIRQALAMGADRGILITDEALEGGDEYTTATVLAKVIGNMEYDLILCGNKAIDDQSSQVAVRLAEKLGLPQINVVTKLEVSDGKVVGHREIEGGSEIIEAPLPAVVTAQKGLNEPRYPSMKGIMQARKKELKKLSLQDIGLEPSAVGASGAKVKVLEYSLPAPRKAGKIIEGEPAEAARELVRLLREEAKVI from the coding sequence GTGAAGATTATAGTCTGTCTGAAACAAACTTTTGATACCGAGGCCAAGATTCAACTGACCGATGACGGGAAAATATCGGATGAAGGAGTTAGTTTGATTATTAACCCGTATGATGAGTTTGCGGTGGAAGAGGCCTTGAAGATCAAAGAGAATATGGGGGGAGAAGTAGTTGTTGTCTCCATAGGCAAAGAGAGGGCCCAGGAGGCTATCCGGCAGGCGTTGGCTATGGGGGCTGACCGGGGCATATTGATTACGGACGAGGCCCTAGAGGGGGGCGACGAGTATACCACAGCAACAGTTTTGGCCAAGGTCATTGGCAACATGGAGTATGACCTGATCCTGTGCGGCAACAAAGCTATCGATGACCAGTCATCCCAGGTGGCGGTGCGTTTGGCGGAAAAATTGGGTCTGCCGCAGATTAACGTGGTAACGAAGCTGGAGGTTAGCGACGGGAAAGTGGTAGGCCATCGGGAGATAGAGGGCGGCAGTGAAATTATCGAAGCTCCCCTGCCGGCGGTGGTCACGGCCCAGAAAGGACTTAACGAGCCCCGCTATCCCTCGATGAAAGGTATTATGCAGGCGCGAAAGAAAGAGCTTAAGAAATTGAGCCTGCAGGATATCGGGCTAGAGCCATCAGCGGTTGGGGCCTCCGGAGCTAAGGTAAAGGTGCTGGAGTACTCTCTCCCGGCTCCCAGGAAGGCAGGAAAGATAATTGAAGGCGAACCGGCAGAAGCTGCGCGCGAGCTAGTGAGACTTTTGAGGGAAGAAGCTAAGGTTATATAA